The following proteins come from a genomic window of Varunaivibrio sulfuroxidans:
- a CDS encoding methyltransferase domain-containing protein, whose product MMSDWNPKAYLAYAEPRLRPAQDLLVRIPLNHPGKIVDLGCGPGTVTRLLAARWPDAEILGVDSAPEMLARAREENTLRREEIFRKITFTQGDIADWAPDGAPDLIFSNAALHWLDDHPLLFPRLFAMLAPGGVLAVQMPRNFSAPSHMEMTAAARGGPWAQTLEPLLRPVPVAPPEVYWDILSAVCARLDIWETTYLQVLDGDDAVFKWISSTALAPLRNALPEPWRAEFLDAVRTRLARAYPRRADGKTLFPFTRQFIIAHNAA is encoded by the coding sequence ATGATGAGCGACTGGAACCCCAAGGCCTATCTGGCCTATGCCGAACCCCGCCTGCGCCCGGCGCAAGACCTGCTGGTGCGTATCCCCCTGAATCACCCCGGGAAAATCGTCGATTTAGGTTGCGGGCCGGGGACCGTGACCCGCCTGCTCGCCGCACGCTGGCCCGACGCCGAGATCCTCGGCGTCGATAGCGCCCCCGAGATGCTCGCCCGCGCCCGCGAGGAAAACACCCTCCGGCGGGAAGAAATATTCCGAAAAATCACCTTCACCCAGGGCGATATCGCCGATTGGGCCCCGGACGGTGCGCCGGATCTGATTTTTTCCAACGCCGCACTGCATTGGCTGGACGATCATCCCCTGCTATTTCCCCGCCTGTTCGCCATGCTTGCCCCGGGGGGCGTTTTGGCGGTCCAAATGCCCCGCAACTTCTCGGCCCCGTCGCATATGGAAATGACCGCCGCCGCGCGCGGCGGGCCTTGGGCGCAAACATTGGAACCGCTGTTGCGCCCCGTCCCGGTCGCCCCACCCGAGGTGTACTGGGATATTTTGTCCGCCGTGTGCGCACGCCTGGATATTTGGGAAACGACGTATCTCCAGGTGCTGGACGGCGATGACGCGGTGTTCAAGTGGATATCCTCGACCGCGCTGGCTCCCTTGAGGAATGCCCTGCCCGAACCCTGGCGCGCGGAATTTTTGGATGCGGTCCGCACCCGCCTCGCGCGCGCCTATCCCCGGCGCGCCGACGGCAAAACCCTTTTTCCCTTCACCCGCCAGTTCATCATCGCCCACAACGCCGCCTAA
- a CDS encoding sensor histidine kinase produces the protein MDSLSGRTDAKSEDQDVSGLGLSARLLVLTAAFVMFAEIMIYVPSISRFRKVYLEERLAQAQLAMLALEATPDNMLSKDLETRLLRYTGAYGIVVHYPHRRSLMLSESMPPKVDAEFDIANMMFTTWIMDAFEALIQHGNRVIRVKGTTQRTPDVNVEVVIDEAPLRAQMLDYSNRILQLSVVISLITGGLVYFSLQWLMVRPFRELIRAMVRFRRNPLDESTAIAPSGRRDEIGRAESELAQMQERVRGALKQQTRLATLGGAMAKINHDLRNSLATAVLVSDRLADIDDPEVQKVTPRLYTAIDRAVNLCSQTLNYVGDGRAPLRPEPFHVRELVAEVCAALKERFGEPRSFIFENRVPFAIVLTADREHLFRAILNIAMNALQAGAKTLRIEARPDDGPFYLDITDDGSGLPPRAQKKLFQPFVGSARDGGTGLGLVIARDIMHAHGGDVILRTTGETGTVFRLTFAVHATVARTKEDEDPETPGRATRLSF, from the coding sequence ATGGACAGTCTCAGCGGGCGCACCGACGCAAAATCGGAGGACCAGGACGTATCCGGGCTTGGCCTGTCGGCCCGGCTCTTGGTGCTAACCGCGGCATTCGTGATGTTCGCCGAAATCATGATTTACGTGCCGTCGATCTCACGTTTTCGCAAGGTATACCTGGAAGAGCGCCTCGCCCAGGCGCAATTGGCGATGCTCGCCCTGGAGGCCACTCCCGACAACATGCTGAGCAAGGACCTGGAGACGCGCCTGCTCCGCTATACCGGCGCCTACGGCATCGTTGTTCATTATCCCCATCGCCGCTCGCTGATGCTTTCGGAATCCATGCCGCCCAAGGTTGACGCCGAATTCGACATCGCCAACATGATGTTCACGACATGGATCATGGACGCCTTCGAAGCCCTGATCCAACACGGCAATCGAGTCATCAGGGTCAAGGGGACGACCCAGCGCACGCCCGACGTCAATGTCGAGGTGGTCATCGACGAAGCCCCTCTGCGCGCCCAGATGCTGGATTATTCAAACCGCATTCTCCAGCTTTCCGTGGTCATCTCGTTGATTACCGGGGGGTTGGTCTATTTTTCCCTGCAATGGCTGATGGTTCGCCCATTTCGCGAACTGATCCGGGCGATGGTGCGTTTTCGACGCAATCCGCTGGACGAAAGCACGGCGATCGCACCCAGCGGGCGACGCGACGAAATCGGTCGTGCCGAGAGCGAGTTGGCGCAAATGCAAGAGAGGGTGCGCGGCGCGCTGAAACAACAAACCCGCCTCGCCACACTGGGCGGGGCGATGGCCAAGATCAATCACGACCTGCGCAATTCCCTGGCGACGGCGGTGCTGGTTTCCGACCGTTTGGCGGATATCGACGACCCCGAGGTGCAAAAGGTCACTCCCCGGCTGTACACGGCGATCGACCGTGCGGTCAACCTGTGTAGCCAGACTCTTAATTACGTCGGCGACGGCAGGGCGCCACTGCGCCCCGAGCCGTTTCACGTCCGTGAGTTGGTCGCCGAAGTGTGCGCGGCGCTAAAGGAACGTTTCGGCGAGCCCCGGTCGTTTATCTTCGAAAACCGGGTGCCTTTCGCGATCGTCCTGACGGCGGATCGCGAGCATCTTTTTCGCGCCATTCTTAATATCGCCATGAACGCCTTGCAGGCGGGCGCAAAAACCCTGCGTATCGAAGCCCGCCCCGACGATGGCCCATTTTATCTCGACATCACCGACGACGGCTCCGGATTGCCCCCTCGGGCGCAAAAAAAACTCTTTCAGCCTTTCGTCGGATCCGCCCGCGACGGCGGCACCGGGCTGGGTCTGGTCATCGCCCGCGACATCATGCACGCCCATGGCGGCGACGTCATCTTGCGTACAACCGGCGAAACGGGAACGGTTTTCCGTCTTACCTTCGCCGTGCACGCCACGGTCGCGAGGACCAAGGAAGACGAGGATCCCGAAACACCGGGCCGCGCCACGAGGTTATCTTTTTGA
- a CDS encoding dihydrolipoyl dehydrogenase family protein, producing the protein MSAPIAADICVIGAGAGGLSVAAGAARMGAKTVLIEKAAMGGDCLNSGCVPSKALLAAGKAAEAVRRAHRFGVEARLTAIDGRATFARVEAVIQAIAPHDSTPRFEGLGVRVIAGTATFTDRRTVRVGERDVRARRFVIATGSHPFVPPIPGLDETPFLTNETVFKQQAIPERLIVIGGGPIGVEMAQAHRRLGARVTILEMAGIMAGDDPELVQVVRARLNDEGIDVHENTAIDKVEGAPGAVRVFIRTPSGAKTAIAGSHLLIAAGRRPNIADLGLETAGVAHDDRAIAVDRRLRTTNGKIFAIGDVIGRAQFTHAAGYHAGVVIRNALLRLPAKADGVIPRVTYSDPELAQVGLNEAAARARFGAGGVRVLSSPFTDNDRARCEDETDGLIKVICTHRGRVLGAGIVGPHAGELILPWVLVLSRGLKIDAMAAIVAPYPTLSEIGKRAAGSFFTPRLFSPFMRKLVRFLALFG; encoded by the coding sequence ATGAGCGCCCCGATCGCGGCCGACATTTGCGTCATCGGGGCGGGCGCGGGCGGGCTGTCCGTCGCCGCCGGCGCGGCCCGGATGGGCGCCAAGACCGTCCTTATCGAAAAAGCCGCCATGGGCGGAGATTGCCTGAATAGCGGATGCGTGCCGTCGAAAGCCCTGCTGGCGGCGGGCAAGGCCGCCGAGGCCGTGCGCCGTGCGCACCGTTTCGGCGTCGAAGCCCGTCTGACGGCAATCGACGGACGGGCGACCTTCGCCCGCGTCGAGGCCGTCATCCAGGCCATCGCACCCCACGATTCGACCCCACGATTCGAAGGCCTGGGCGTGCGCGTGATCGCCGGGACGGCCACTTTCACCGACCGGCGCACGGTACGCGTGGGCGAGCGTGACGTGCGGGCGCGGCGCTTCGTCATCGCCACCGGGTCGCACCCCTTCGTACCCCCGATCCCGGGCCTGGACGAGACGCCCTTCCTCACCAACGAGACCGTGTTCAAACAACAGGCGATCCCCGAACGCCTGATCGTGATCGGCGGCGGGCCGATCGGCGTCGAGATGGCGCAAGCCCATCGCCGCCTGGGGGCGCGGGTGACGATCCTCGAAATGGCCGGGATCATGGCCGGGGACGACCCCGAATTGGTCCAGGTCGTGCGCGCCCGGCTAAACGACGAGGGAATCGACGTCCACGAAAACACCGCAATCGACAAGGTCGAGGGCGCACCGGGCGCCGTCCGCGTCTTCATTCGCACGCCGTCGGGAGCAAAAACCGCGATCGCGGGATCGCATTTGCTGATCGCGGCGGGCCGACGCCCTAATATCGCCGACCTAGGACTGGAAACCGCCGGCGTCGCCCATGACGATCGCGCCATCGCCGTCGATCGTAGGCTGCGCACCACCAACGGCAAAATCTTCGCCATCGGCGACGTCATCGGGCGCGCCCAATTCACCCACGCCGCCGGGTATCATGCCGGCGTCGTCATTCGCAACGCCCTATTGCGTCTACCCGCCAAGGCGGACGGCGTGATTCCCCGAGTGACCTACAGCGATCCCGAATTGGCCCAGGTCGGATTGAACGAGGCCGCCGCCCGCGCCCGTTTCGGCGCGGGCGGCGTGCGCGTTCTGTCGTCGCCGTTCACCGACAACGACCGCGCCCGCTGCGAGGATGAAACCGACGGCCTAATCAAGGTGATTTGCACCCACCGGGGACGCGTTCTCGGCGCGGGTATTGTCGGGCCGCATGCCGGTGAATTGATCCTACCCTGGGTTTTGGTCCTTTCCCGGGGGCTTAAAATCGACGCCATGGCCGCGATCGTCGCACCGTACCCCACGCTTAGCGAAATCGGTAAGCGGGCCGCCGGATCCTTTTTCACGCCGCGGCTTTTTTCCCCGTTCATGCGAAAACTGGTCCGGTTTCTCGCACTTTTCGGTTAA